In a genomic window of Streptomyces katrae:
- a CDS encoding amino acid permease: MSEQFLKDEKRPTTRHVDAGDTGYSKSLKPRHVNMIAIGGAIGTGLFLGAGGRLANAGPSLFVAYAVCGIFAFLVVRALGELVLYRPSSGAFVSYAREFLGEKGAYTAGWMYFLNWATTGIADITAVATYTHYWRLFSDVPQWVIALIALAVVLTVNLISVRIFGELEFWFAIVKVGALVLFMAIGIFLLATRHPVDGTVPGPALITGNGGIFPNGLLPMLLVVQGVVFAYASVELVGVTAGETENPEKIMPKAINSIMWRVGLFYVGSVVLLSMLMPWNKYSAGQSPFVTVLSHIGVPAASDVMNLVVLTAAMSSLNSGLYSTGRILRSMAVSGSAPRFTARLSRSQVPYGGILLTSGMCVLGVGLNFVVPADAFEIVLNLAAIGILATWGMIMVCHLLFWRKTRNGELTRPAYRLPGSPWTEVVTLAFLASVLVLMYADGGAARTTVLCVPLIGAGLVAGWFAVRGRVVRAAATSEG, encoded by the coding sequence GTGAGCGAGCAGTTCCTCAAAGACGAGAAGCGCCCCACGACCCGTCACGTCGATGCCGGGGACACCGGCTACAGCAAGTCCTTGAAACCCCGGCACGTCAACATGATCGCCATCGGCGGGGCCATCGGCACCGGCCTCTTCCTCGGTGCGGGCGGACGCCTCGCCAACGCCGGTCCCTCACTGTTCGTCGCCTACGCCGTCTGCGGGATCTTCGCGTTCCTCGTCGTGCGAGCGCTCGGCGAGCTCGTCCTGTACCGGCCGTCCTCCGGCGCCTTCGTCTCGTACGCCCGGGAGTTCCTCGGGGAGAAGGGCGCGTACACCGCGGGGTGGATGTACTTCCTCAACTGGGCGACCACCGGCATCGCAGACATCACCGCGGTCGCCACCTACACCCATTACTGGCGCCTGTTCTCCGACGTCCCGCAGTGGGTGATCGCGCTCATAGCCCTGGCCGTGGTCCTCACCGTGAACCTCATCTCGGTGCGGATCTTCGGCGAACTGGAGTTCTGGTTCGCCATCGTCAAGGTCGGCGCCCTGGTCCTCTTCATGGCGATCGGGATCTTCCTGCTGGCCACCCGGCACCCCGTCGACGGCACCGTCCCGGGCCCGGCCCTGATCACCGGCAACGGCGGGATCTTCCCCAACGGCCTGCTGCCCATGCTGCTGGTCGTCCAGGGCGTCGTCTTCGCCTACGCCTCCGTCGAACTGGTCGGCGTCACGGCCGGTGAGACCGAGAACCCCGAGAAGATCATGCCGAAGGCGATCAACTCGATCATGTGGCGCGTGGGCCTCTTCTACGTCGGCTCGGTCGTCTTGCTGTCGATGCTGATGCCGTGGAACAAGTACAGCGCCGGCCAGAGCCCCTTCGTGACCGTGCTCTCCCACATCGGCGTCCCGGCGGCCAGCGACGTGATGAACCTCGTCGTCCTCACCGCGGCCATGTCCTCGCTCAACTCCGGCCTCTACTCCACCGGCCGCATCCTGCGCTCGATGGCCGTCAGCGGCTCCGCCCCGCGCTTCACCGCGCGGCTGAGCCGTAGCCAGGTTCCCTACGGCGGCATCCTGCTCACCAGCGGCATGTGCGTCCTCGGCGTCGGGCTCAACTTCGTGGTCCCGGCGGACGCGTTCGAGATCGTGCTCAACCTCGCCGCGATCGGCATCCTCGCCACCTGGGGCATGATCATGGTCTGCCACCTCCTCTTCTGGCGGAAGACCCGTAACGGTGAACTGACCCGCCCCGCGTACCGCCTGCCCGGCTCCCCGTGGACCGAAGTCGTGACGCTGGCCTTCCTCGCCTCCGTCCTGGTCCTCATGTACGCCGACGGAGGGGCCGCGCGCACCACTGTGCTGTGCGTTCCGCTGATCGGCGCGGGGCTGGTCGCCGGCTGGTTCGCGGTGCGCGGCCGCGTGGTGCGCGCCGCGGCCACGAGCGAGGGCTGA
- a CDS encoding cation diffusion facilitator family transporter, protein MAVRQDSAADTPRPHTGPKGSTDPRAGAPGPVPSAGGRDGETRLTVWVALAANLAICGAKAVGGVVAGSPALLSEAAHSVADSLNEVFLLASVRRSRRPADARHPFGYGKERFFWSLLAAVGIFVTGGCFSVFQGVEAFRSGGGESHEGYVIGLIVLSVALLAEGGSLLRAFLQVRRTARAAGHGTAEEVRQARDPALRTVLAEDATACVGVLLAMAGMALHMATGQVAYEACASVLIGILLVYVAYVLGRGARDHLIGEAADPQLQARVRDMLEAQPEIDSVTALLTMRLGPDAVLLAAGIDLTAGYDSETVEDAMVRVRTELKRCWPELDQVFLDVTDAAAAHRSAAHRPAPRPRRPAPGR, encoded by the coding sequence ATGGCCGTACGGCAGGACAGCGCCGCGGACACCCCCCGCCCGCATACGGGCCCGAAGGGCTCCACGGACCCCCGAGCCGGCGCCCCCGGCCCCGTGCCCTCGGCCGGCGGCCGGGACGGCGAGACGCGGCTGACCGTGTGGGTGGCCCTCGCGGCGAACCTCGCCATCTGCGGGGCCAAGGCCGTGGGCGGGGTCGTCGCCGGTTCGCCGGCCCTGCTCTCGGAGGCGGCCCATTCCGTGGCCGACAGCCTCAACGAGGTGTTCCTGCTGGCCTCGGTCCGCCGCAGCAGGCGCCCGGCCGACGCCCGGCATCCCTTTGGCTACGGCAAGGAGCGGTTCTTCTGGTCGCTGCTCGCCGCCGTCGGGATCTTCGTCACGGGAGGCTGCTTCTCGGTGTTCCAGGGAGTGGAGGCGTTCCGCTCCGGCGGCGGGGAATCGCACGAGGGCTACGTGATCGGCCTGATCGTCCTGTCCGTCGCACTCCTCGCCGAGGGCGGCTCACTGCTGCGCGCCTTCCTCCAGGTGCGGCGCACCGCGCGGGCCGCCGGGCACGGGACGGCCGAGGAGGTGCGGCAGGCGCGTGATCCGGCGCTGCGGACCGTCCTCGCGGAGGACGCAACGGCCTGCGTGGGCGTGCTCCTCGCCATGGCCGGGATGGCGCTCCACATGGCGACCGGACAGGTGGCGTACGAGGCGTGCGCCTCCGTCCTCATCGGCATCCTGCTCGTCTACGTGGCGTACGTGCTCGGCAGGGGCGCCCGCGACCACCTGATCGGCGAGGCCGCCGACCCCCAGCTGCAGGCCCGGGTCCGGGACATGCTCGAGGCGCAGCCCGAGATCGACTCCGTGACGGCCCTGCTGACCATGCGCCTGGGGCCGGACGCGGTACTACTCGCCGCCGGGATCGACCTGACGGCCGGGTACGACAGCGAGACCGTCGAGGACGCGATGGTCCGCGTCCGCACCGAGCTGAAGCGGTGCTGGCCCGAGCTGGACCAGGTCTTCCTGGACGTCACCGACGCGGCGGCGGCCCACCGCTCAGCGGCCCACCGCCCCGCGCCCCGGCCCCGCCGCCCTGCTCCCGGGCGGTAA
- the arr gene encoding NAD(+)--rifampin ADP-ribosyltransferase — MDEVLDKGPFFHGTKAELKVGDHLTAGFRSNYRPEIVMNHIYFTALRDGAGLAAELASGDGTPRVYLVEPTGEFENDPNVTDRKLPGNPTRSYRSRDPLRVVGEVTDWTRQTPEALRMWQDRLAAIRLDDRAEIIN, encoded by the coding sequence ATGGACGAGGTGTTGGACAAGGGGCCGTTCTTTCACGGCACAAAGGCCGAGCTGAAGGTCGGAGACCACCTCACAGCGGGATTCCGTTCCAACTACCGGCCCGAAATCGTGATGAACCACATCTACTTCACCGCGTTGCGTGACGGCGCGGGACTCGCCGCCGAACTCGCCTCCGGCGACGGGACCCCGCGAGTGTATCTGGTCGAACCGACCGGGGAGTTCGAGAACGATCCCAACGTCACCGACAGGAAGCTCCCCGGCAATCCCACCCGCTCCTATCGCAGCCGGGATCCGCTCCGGGTCGTCGGCGAGGTCACCGACTGGACGCGACAGACACCCGAAGCTCTCCGCATGTGGCAAGACCGTCTGGCCGCAATCCGGCTGGATGACCGCGCCGAAATCATCAACTAG
- a CDS encoding ferric reductase-like transmembrane domain-containing protein has product MRAPMKTAPQRLRAGLAAGAAAVVLLWAAQVQPSARPDDLIAAGAHLTGLLAGYGILVMLFLMARVPAVEHGVGADRLARWHAFGGRWVVLLCAAHGLLALVVYALRSGTDLLTANSDLLGYPAVAAACAGAALLACVGLVSARAVRRRIPHETWRGIHLLTYLAAALGSLHQLAGPDIAVTSLTTWFWALLHTVVGVLLVWYRGVVPVRQALRHGLRVATVEREGPGVVSVTIQGGRLGELQAEPGQFFRWRFLRRGLWHTALPFSLSAPVRDDRLRITVKALGAHSRRVRRLRPGTRVLATGPFGALTRRRRTRPKVLLIAGGIGITPMRALFEALPAGPGDLTLLYRAGDAGQLVLRDELEAIAAERQAALHYLVGRSDGAYDPLAPQALRSLVPDLSDHDVYLCGPPAMADATTAALIRAGVPSGRIHSECFTY; this is encoded by the coding sequence GTGCGTGCGCCGATGAAGACCGCGCCCCAGCGGCTGCGGGCCGGCCTGGCCGCCGGAGCGGCCGCGGTCGTCCTGTTGTGGGCGGCCCAGGTGCAGCCGTCCGCCCGCCCCGACGACCTCATCGCCGCGGGCGCGCACCTCACCGGACTCCTCGCCGGCTACGGCATCCTGGTCATGCTCTTCCTGATGGCACGCGTCCCGGCGGTCGAGCACGGCGTCGGCGCCGACCGCCTCGCCCGCTGGCACGCCTTCGGCGGCCGCTGGGTGGTGCTGCTCTGCGCCGCCCACGGCCTCCTCGCCCTCGTCGTGTACGCCCTGCGCAGCGGGACCGACCTGCTCACCGCCAACAGCGACCTGCTCGGGTACCCGGCCGTCGCCGCCGCCTGCGCCGGAGCGGCCCTGCTGGCCTGTGTGGGCCTGGTCTCCGCGAGGGCCGTGCGCCGCCGGATCCCGCACGAGACCTGGCGCGGCATCCACCTGCTCACCTATCTCGCCGCCGCCCTCGGCTCCCTCCACCAGCTGGCCGGACCCGACATCGCCGTCACCTCCCTGACCACCTGGTTCTGGGCCCTGCTGCACACCGTCGTCGGCGTCCTGCTCGTCTGGTACCGCGGCGTCGTCCCGGTCCGCCAGGCCCTGCGGCACGGGCTGCGCGTCGCCACCGTCGAACGCGAGGGCCCCGGCGTGGTCTCCGTGACCATCCAGGGCGGCCGGCTCGGCGAGCTCCAGGCCGAACCGGGCCAGTTCTTCCGCTGGCGCTTCCTCCGGCGCGGCCTGTGGCACACCGCCCTGCCGTTCTCGCTGTCCGCGCCCGTCCGCGACGACCGCCTGCGCATCACGGTCAAGGCGCTCGGCGCGCATTCCCGGCGGGTGCGGAGGCTGCGCCCCGGTACCCGGGTGCTGGCGACCGGCCCGTTCGGCGCGCTCACCCGCAGGCGGCGCACCCGTCCCAAGGTCCTGCTGATCGCCGGCGGCATCGGGATCACCCCGATGCGCGCCCTGTTCGAGGCGCTGCCCGCCGGTCCCGGTGACCTCACGCTGCTCTACCGGGCGGGTGACGCCGGCCAGCTGGTCCTGCGGGACGAGCTGGAAGCCATCGCCGCGGAGCGTCAGGCCGCCCTGCACTACCTGGTGGGCCGCTCCGACGGCGCCTACGACCCGCTCGCCCCCCAGGCACTGCGCTCGCTCGTGCCCGACCTGTCCGACCACGACGTGTACCTCTGCGGGCCGCCCGCAATGGCCGATGCCACGACCGCCGCGCTGATCCGTGCCGGAGTCCCTTCCGGGCGGATCCACTCCGAGTGCTTCACCTACTGA
- a CDS encoding LysR family transcriptional regulator, translating into MHGLDPRLLATLEAVVRHGSFSAAARELGYSAPAVSQQIAELERRAGLRVLERRPVRATPAGEVLLDAEQGVRSALAAASVELGAIRAGTAGRIRLGAFASAATSIVPQALARLHAAYPHVQVSLSQLEPEAGYNRLKRGDMDLALSYDYDFIPVPPPRMLRRTLVARDPVVAVVPVHHRLADREVIDLASLAAETWIAAPEAALRLELLSQMANAPGFQARLQYEGDDFNTVLGFVAAGLCVAVMPRLALPLAHSQVVARPLAEPQLTRFIYAVRIDTRHAPRAVLDLEQMLAAQALAALS; encoded by the coding sequence GTGCACGGACTCGACCCCCGCCTGCTCGCCACCCTCGAAGCCGTCGTACGGCACGGCTCCTTCAGCGCCGCCGCACGCGAACTCGGCTACAGCGCGCCCGCCGTCTCCCAGCAGATCGCCGAACTCGAACGCCGTGCGGGCCTGAGGGTGCTCGAGCGCCGCCCCGTGCGCGCCACACCGGCCGGCGAAGTCCTCCTCGACGCGGAGCAGGGCGTCCGCAGTGCGCTGGCGGCCGCGTCGGTCGAACTCGGCGCCATACGCGCCGGTACGGCCGGCCGCATCCGCCTCGGTGCCTTCGCCTCGGCCGCCACCAGCATCGTTCCGCAGGCGCTGGCCCGGCTCCACGCGGCCTACCCCCACGTGCAGGTCAGCCTCAGCCAGCTGGAGCCCGAGGCCGGCTACAACCGTCTCAAGCGCGGGGACATGGACCTGGCCCTCAGCTACGACTACGACTTCATCCCCGTCCCGCCGCCCAGGATGCTGCGCCGGACGCTGGTCGCACGGGATCCGGTGGTGGCCGTTGTCCCGGTGCACCACCGCCTCGCCGACCGGGAGGTCATCGACCTGGCCAGCCTCGCGGCGGAGACGTGGATCGCGGCTCCGGAGGCCGCGCTGCGCCTGGAACTGCTCTCTCAGATGGCCAACGCACCCGGCTTCCAGGCCCGCCTGCAATACGAGGGGGACGACTTCAACACCGTGCTCGGGTTCGTCGCCGCCGGCCTGTGCGTGGCCGTCATGCCGCGACTCGCCCTGCCCCTCGCCCACAGCCAGGTCGTGGCCCGCCCCCTGGCCGAGCCGCAGCTGACGCGCTTCATCTACGCCGTCCGCATCGACACCCGGCATGCCCCGCGCGCCGTCCTGGACCTGGAACAGATGCTCGCCGCGCAAGCGCTGGCCGCACTCTCGTAA
- a CDS encoding serine hydrolase domain-containing protein, with amino-acid sequence MSRADKRQRLCRKACVGLAAAGLLALPAASALAHAPQPAPQATLSAEPSPSGGFPALDDATVAKLDRAVQDVLKKTGVPGVIVGISAPGKGEYTRAFGVADKATRQPMAADFYSRIGSETKTFTVTALLQLAQQGKVGLDDPIGKYVDGVPNGDKVTLRELAGMRSGLLSYTATQSFYKALTTDPTRRYTPQELLDYAFKAPKPVIFAPNAQFNYSNTNLILLGLVVEKESGQPLSAYIRDHILRPAGMSRTSFPDDASFPTPHAHGYTQQTATGKTEDATDWNPSWGWAAGAMISDLPDLRIWAKTLATGVFPDGTRMVSPEMQKQRLDTPPTSIPGAGYGLGIFDVQGWIGHNGSLPGYQSLTMYLPGQQATMVVLLNTDIPYGPHQEEPSTVFGQALTRVLTPDHVYNLPAAAQKDMTPPPTP; translated from the coding sequence GTGAGCCGTGCAGACAAGCGACAGCGCCTGTGCCGGAAGGCCTGCGTGGGGCTCGCCGCGGCGGGCCTCCTCGCCCTCCCGGCGGCCAGTGCCCTCGCCCATGCCCCGCAGCCAGCCCCCCAGGCGACCCTCTCGGCGGAGCCCTCGCCCTCGGGCGGCTTCCCCGCCCTCGACGACGCGACGGTCGCCAAGCTGGACAGGGCCGTCCAGGACGTGCTGAAGAAGACCGGTGTCCCGGGCGTCATCGTCGGGATATCCGCACCCGGCAAGGGCGAGTACACACGGGCCTTCGGCGTCGCCGACAAGGCCACGCGACAGCCGATGGCGGCCGACTTCTACTCGCGCATCGGCAGCGAGACCAAGACGTTCACGGTGACCGCGCTGCTCCAGCTCGCCCAGCAGGGAAAGGTCGGCCTGGACGACCCCATCGGGAAGTACGTCGACGGCGTCCCCAACGGCGACAAGGTGACCCTCCGGGAACTCGCGGGCATGCGCAGCGGACTGCTCAGCTACACCGCGACGCAATCCTTCTACAAGGCCCTCACCACCGACCCGACGCGCAGGTACACCCCCCAGGAACTGCTGGACTACGCCTTCAAGGCGCCCAAGCCGGTGATCTTCGCGCCGAACGCGCAGTTCAACTACTCCAACACCAACCTGATCCTGCTCGGGCTGGTGGTCGAGAAGGAATCCGGGCAGCCGCTCTCCGCCTACATCCGCGACCACATCCTGCGTCCCGCGGGGATGAGCCGCACCAGCTTCCCCGACGACGCCTCGTTCCCCACCCCGCACGCCCACGGCTACACCCAGCAGACGGCGACGGGGAAGACGGAGGACGCCACCGACTGGAACCCGTCCTGGGGCTGGGCCGCCGGCGCGATGATCTCCGACCTGCCCGACCTGCGGATCTGGGCCAAGACCCTGGCCACCGGCGTCTTCCCCGACGGCACCCGGATGGTCAGCCCCGAGATGCAGAAGCAGCGTCTCGACACCCCGCCCACCAGCATCCCCGGTGCGGGCTACGGCCTGGGCATCTTCGACGTGCAGGGCTGGATCGGCCACAACGGTTCGCTGCCGGGCTACCAGTCCCTCACCATGTACCTGCCCGGACAGCAGGCGACCATGGTCGTCCTCCTCAACACCGACATCCCGTACGGACCGCATCAAGAGGAACCGAGCACGGTCTTCGGCCAGGCGCTCACCCGCGTCCTCACCCCCGACCACGTCTACAACCTCCCGGCGGCGGCCCAGAAGGACATGACACCCCCGCCGACACCCTGA
- the aspA gene encoding aspartate ammonia-lyase: MTASTRSEHDLLGDREVPADAYWGVHTLRATENFPITGTPISAYPHLIVALAAVKEAAALANEELRLLEPAKAAAIVAACQEIRGGKLHDQFVVDVIQGGAGTSTNMNANEVIANRALELLGHARGDYRHLHPNEDVNLGQSTNDVYPTAVRIATVSAVRGLLEAMAVLQDAFARKAAEFHDVLKMGRTQLQDAVPMTLGQEFSAFAVMLDEDRSRLAEAVGLIHEINLGATAIGTGLNAPAGYAESARRHLADITGLPLVTAPDLVEATQDCGAFVQMSGVLKRIAVKLSKTCNDLRLLSSGPRAGLGEINLPPVQAGSSIMPGKVNPVVPEVVNQVAFEVIGNDVTITMAAEAGQLQLNAFEPIILHSLSKSVTHLRAACLTLAERCVAGITANTETLRATVENSIGLVTALNPHIGYTAATGIAKEALATGRGVAELVLEKGLLPPERLAALLRPEVIAGTGAAGA, translated from the coding sequence ATGACCGCCTCCACCCGCAGCGAACACGACCTGCTCGGAGACCGCGAGGTCCCCGCCGACGCCTACTGGGGCGTCCACACCCTGCGCGCCACCGAGAACTTCCCCATCACGGGCACGCCCATCTCCGCCTACCCGCACCTGATCGTCGCCCTCGCCGCCGTCAAGGAGGCCGCAGCCCTCGCCAACGAGGAACTGCGCCTGCTGGAGCCCGCCAAGGCGGCCGCCATCGTCGCCGCCTGTCAGGAGATCCGCGGCGGCAAGCTCCACGACCAGTTCGTCGTCGACGTCATCCAGGGCGGCGCCGGCACCTCCACCAACATGAACGCCAACGAGGTCATCGCCAACCGGGCGCTGGAGCTGCTGGGACACGCCAGGGGCGACTACCGGCACCTGCACCCCAACGAGGACGTCAACCTCGGCCAGTCCACCAACGACGTCTACCCGACCGCCGTGCGGATCGCGACCGTCTCGGCGGTGCGCGGCCTGCTCGAGGCCATGGCCGTCCTGCAGGACGCCTTCGCCCGCAAGGCCGCCGAGTTCCACGACGTGCTGAAGATGGGCCGCACCCAGCTGCAGGACGCCGTGCCGATGACGCTCGGGCAGGAGTTCTCCGCCTTCGCCGTGATGCTCGACGAGGACCGCAGCCGGCTCGCGGAGGCCGTCGGGCTGATCCACGAGATCAACCTCGGCGCCACCGCCATCGGCACGGGCCTCAACGCCCCGGCCGGATACGCCGAGTCGGCCCGCCGCCATCTCGCCGACATCACCGGTCTGCCCCTGGTCACCGCGCCCGACCTGGTCGAAGCCACCCAGGACTGCGGTGCGTTCGTCCAGATGTCCGGCGTACTCAAGCGCATCGCCGTCAAGCTCTCCAAGACCTGCAACGACCTGCGCCTGCTGTCCTCCGGGCCGCGCGCCGGACTCGGCGAGATCAACCTGCCGCCGGTACAGGCGGGTTCGAGCATCATGCCCGGCAAGGTCAACCCGGTGGTCCCCGAGGTCGTCAACCAGGTGGCCTTCGAGGTGATCGGCAACGACGTCACCATCACCATGGCCGCCGAGGCCGGACAGCTCCAGCTCAACGCCTTCGAGCCGATCATCCTGCACTCGCTGTCGAAGTCCGTCACCCACCTGCGCGCCGCCTGCCTCACCCTCGCCGAGCGCTGCGTGGCCGGCATCACCGCCAACACCGAGACCCTGCGCGCCACGGTCGAGAACTCCATCGGCCTGGTGACCGCCCTGAACCCGCACATCGGTTACACCGCCGCCACCGGCATCGCCAAGGAAGCCCTCGCCACCGGCCGGGGCGTGGCCGAGCTCGTCCTGGAGAAGGGGCTGCTCCCGCCCGAAAGGCTCGCCGCCCTGCTGCGGCCCGAAGTGATCGCGGGAACCGGCGCGGCCGGGGCCTGA
- a CDS encoding asparaginase, with translation MRSTLLADAPPIREPRHAPVAHVTRGGVVEGVHYGSVVVLGRDGDVRLGIGDIDTACYPRSALKPVQAVAMVRAGLPLDGALLSLAMGSHSGEEHHLAGTRLILELAGLTEDDLRNVPDLPYAPAVRDTWVRQGRGPSRLAQNCSGKHAAMLYLCWLSGWPLETYLDPAHPLQRAIAEAVGELTGQHIANVTVDGCGSPLFAVSLHGLARAAARIATAAPGTAERRVADALRAHPAMASGTGRDTAELMRAVPGLLAKDGFEGVQVAALPDGRAVAVKIADGADRARVPVTAAALARAGVDPRLLVGFRGEPTTGGGRPVGGIRPVAALAPPGARATT, from the coding sequence ATGCGCAGCACCCTCCTCGCCGACGCGCCCCCGATCCGCGAGCCCCGGCACGCACCCGTCGCCCACGTCACCCGGGGCGGCGTGGTCGAGGGAGTCCACTACGGCTCCGTCGTCGTCCTCGGCCGCGACGGCGACGTCCGATTGGGCATCGGGGACATCGACACCGCCTGCTACCCACGCTCGGCCCTCAAACCGGTCCAGGCCGTCGCCATGGTCCGGGCCGGTCTGCCGCTCGACGGAGCCCTGCTCTCCCTCGCGATGGGCAGCCACTCCGGCGAGGAGCACCACCTCGCCGGTACCCGGCTGATCCTCGAACTGGCCGGCCTCACCGAGGACGACCTGCGCAACGTCCCCGACCTGCCGTACGCCCCGGCGGTCCGGGACACCTGGGTGCGCCAGGGCCGCGGGCCTTCCCGGCTCGCCCAGAACTGCTCCGGCAAGCACGCGGCCATGCTGTACCTGTGCTGGCTGTCCGGCTGGCCCCTGGAGACCTACCTCGACCCGGCCCATCCGCTCCAGCGGGCGATCGCCGAAGCCGTCGGGGAACTCACCGGACAGCACATCGCGAACGTCACCGTCGACGGCTGCGGATCCCCGCTGTTCGCGGTGTCCTTGCACGGCCTGGCCCGCGCCGCCGCCCGCATCGCCACGGCCGCGCCGGGCACCGCCGAGCGCCGCGTGGCGGACGCGCTGCGCGCCCACCCGGCGATGGCCTCCGGCACGGGGCGGGACACGGCCGAACTGATGCGCGCGGTGCCCGGACTGCTTGCCAAGGACGGCTTCGAGGGCGTCCAGGTCGCCGCACTGCCCGACGGCCGGGCCGTCGCCGTGAAGATCGCCGACGGGGCGGACCGGGCGCGCGTCCCCGTGACCGCCGCCGCCCTCGCCCGCGCCGGAGTCGACCCGCGGCTGCTCGTCGGGTTCCGGGGCGAGCCCACGACCGGCGGCGGCCGGCCGGTCGGCGGCATCCGGCCGGTGGCGGCGCTCGCCCCGCCCGGCGCCCGCGCCACCACCTGA
- a CDS encoding FadR/GntR family transcriptional regulator, whose amino-acid sequence MEAVFGHLRSAIERGDYAVGDKLPSEAELCRTLEVSRPVLREALRALQAMGLTVSKSGKGTFVLANTVEDPTFGDYAASDLLEVRRHVEIPVAGYAALRRTPEDLDHLGHLLDRMEQETDTTAWVAMDTVFHLAVAEASRNPVFRRVIEEIRDALARQSTFLNELGGRREQSNCEHRAILEALVDGSEHDAVEAMSHHLLRVETTLTDIVRPQRTATPTEGRPEA is encoded by the coding sequence ATGGAAGCGGTCTTCGGCCACCTGCGCAGCGCCATCGAGCGCGGTGACTACGCCGTGGGCGACAAGCTCCCCTCCGAAGCCGAGTTGTGCCGGACCCTCGAGGTCAGCCGCCCCGTGCTGCGGGAAGCCCTCCGGGCCCTGCAGGCCATGGGCCTGACCGTCTCCAAGAGCGGCAAGGGGACGTTCGTCCTGGCGAACACGGTCGAGGACCCCACCTTCGGCGACTACGCCGCCAGCGACCTGCTGGAAGTGCGCCGGCATGTCGAGATCCCGGTCGCCGGGTACGCCGCGCTGCGCCGCACCCCGGAGGACCTCGACCATCTGGGCCATCTGCTCGACCGGATGGAGCAGGAGACCGACACCACCGCGTGGGTCGCCATGGACACCGTCTTCCACCTGGCGGTGGCCGAGGCGTCCCGCAACCCCGTCTTCCGCCGCGTCATCGAGGAGATCCGCGACGCACTGGCGCGTCAGTCGACCTTCCTCAACGAACTGGGCGGCCGGCGCGAGCAGTCCAACTGCGAGCACCGGGCCATCCTCGAGGCGCTGGTCGACGGATCCGAGCACGACGCGGTGGAGGCCATGTCCCACCACCTCCTGCGGGTCGAGACGACCCTCACCGACATCGTGCGCCCCCAGCGCACGGCCACCCCTACGGAAGGCAGACCCGAGGCGTGA
- a CDS encoding gamma-glutamyl-gamma-aminobutyrate hydrolase family protein, with product MSHPPLIGLTTYLTTAQWGEWDLPAAVLPSAYADCVRAAGGRAVLLPPDAPEAAADVVERLDAIVLTGGEDLDPALYGAVPHPRTGPPVRERDEWERAVLAAGLTRDIPVLGVCRGMQLMNVHAGGTLVQHLPDSVGHHGHNPHRGHFCPHAVTTVPGTRIGSLLPGTRQVATHHHQAVDRLGTGLVVAARAADGTVEAVESSRHRFAVGVQWHPETGGDAPVVRALVAAAGSSAGTGPAHTAGRKSRGAGSPAVPAPPIQVS from the coding sequence ATGTCACACCCACCACTCATCGGCCTCACCACCTACCTCACCACCGCACAGTGGGGCGAGTGGGACCTGCCCGCCGCAGTGCTGCCCTCGGCCTACGCGGACTGCGTCCGGGCGGCGGGCGGCCGCGCGGTGCTGCTTCCGCCGGACGCGCCGGAGGCCGCGGCCGACGTCGTCGAGCGCCTGGACGCGATCGTCCTGACGGGGGGCGAGGATCTGGATCCCGCCCTGTACGGCGCCGTGCCCCATCCGCGTACCGGGCCGCCGGTTCGCGAGCGCGACGAGTGGGAGCGGGCCGTGCTGGCCGCCGGCCTCACCCGGGACATCCCCGTGCTCGGAGTGTGCCGGGGGATGCAGCTGATGAACGTGCACGCGGGCGGCACCCTCGTCCAGCACCTGCCCGACAGCGTGGGCCACCACGGCCACAACCCCCACCGGGGCCACTTCTGCCCCCACGCCGTGACCACCGTCCCCGGGACCAGGATCGGCTCCCTCCTGCCGGGGACCCGCCAGGTCGCCACGCACCATCATCAGGCGGTGGACCGGCTCGGCACGGGCTTGGTCGTCGCCGCCCGCGCGGCGGACGGCACCGTCGAGGCGGTCGAGAGCAGCCGGCACCGCTTCGCCGTGGGCGTCCAGTGGCACCCGGAGACGGGCGGCGACGCGCCGGTCGTGCGGGCCCTGGTGGCTGCTGCGGGCTCCTCCGCAGGCACCGGACCGGCGCACACGGCAGGACGGAAGAGCCGTGGAGCAGGAAGCCCTGCGGTCCCGGCCCCCCCGATCCAGGTCTCTTGA